The following are from one region of the Leptospiraceae bacterium genome:
- a CDS encoding single-stranded DNA-binding protein, whose protein sequence is MANDLNSVILIGRMTRDPEFKTVGQTSLANFSVANNRSYMDNGTRKDIVNYFECSVWGKLAEILKQYGGKGKQIMVEGRLEQSTWDGPDGKKLSKVRIRVENFQLLGGKSNSDSGTSHDSTHSQTSAPTSYFAQDIEEIPADDIF, encoded by the coding sequence ATGGCAAATGATTTGAATAGTGTAATATTAATTGGAAGAATGACAAGAGATCCCGAATTCAAAACGGTAGGTCAAACATCGCTCGCAAATTTCAGTGTTGCGAATAATCGAAGTTATATGGACAACGGAACTAGAAAAGACATAGTCAATTACTTTGAGTGTTCCGTATGGGGCAAGCTCGCCGAAATATTAAAACAGTATGGGGGTAAGGGCAAACAGATTATGGTAGAGGGTCGATTGGAACAATCTACTTGGGATGGACCTGATGGAAAGAAACTCAGTAAAGTTAGAATTCGAGTAGAGAATTTTCAATTGCTAGGCGGTAAATCAAACTCTGATAGCGGTACTTCTCATGATTCAACTCACTCTCAAACATCTGCGCCTACTAGTTATTTTGCGCAAGACATAGAAGAAATCCCCGCTGATGATATATTTTAA
- a CDS encoding DUF433 domain-containing protein: MNETNLLQRITLNPSVCFGKPTIRNLRYPVEIMLELLSGEMTHEEILEDYPDLEKDDLRACILFASKMVKIKSIHKLQAA, translated from the coding sequence ATGAATGAAACCAATCTATTACAACGCATCACGCTAAATCCCAGTGTATGTTTCGGAAAACCTACCATTCGCAACCTCCGATACCCGGTAGAGATAATGCTGGAACTTCTTTCCGGGGAAATGACCCATGAAGAAATTTTAGAAGACTACCCTGATTTAGAAAAAGATGATCTCCGAGCTTGTATTCTATTTGCGAGCAAAATGGTAAAAATAAAGAGCATCCATAAATTGCAGGCAGCATGA
- a CDS encoding VacB/RNase II family 3'-5' exoribonuclease: MKPNKFIKSIVEYLKLKAGKEITKSDIYKHFLESNEDKKHKKHEKGKRKHDDERKVEIEELFWLLEKEGLVTLDKKTISVHKPFSMAGTISLSRRGDGFVKLASGNEIFIPASFTDTSISGDTVEVIPIGIGKKDRLEGEVISILKRGRILYRMKVTEIEGGYIHGKLLDMTGEEKSGLIAKKTLLSEITKSIQPNDVLIVKLKEHAYQEQATLEVTFIKVESGEKEDIDFNRILMKYNYHQVYPDTVSLEFQEEIKEDTIDDWHTRVDLRDLYTVTIDGETAKDFDDAISFIEEEKRLRFYVHIADVSYYVKQGSSLDEEAYNRATSVYLANKVVPMLPPELSENLCSLVAKQNRLAFTVEMEGDYTGKIYSAKFYKSVIKVDERYTYERAEKEILEGHPDNWLFKIMRLANGLKKARIENGRVDLNFKETYVVTDKDNRKVIEIKTRERLNSHILIEEMMLSANIKVAEHLRKNKIPALFRIHETMDEEKLENLNEFLKLYGFKYQLKSTEYDDIKRALVEIANHPAEKIFNYFLLRSFMQAYYSGEALGHWGLGFKDYCHFTSPIRRYPDLVCHRALEALIMKEEYAYTAHEIQIMGAHTSTEERRAADAERDILKLKACRFVETTGMKEFTGTITGIKPHVVFVELDEILTEGAVPFTEFTNEIELTMPNDFSFYAKKFTKTYFLGEKLKLVLDRIDYEEIKIFLKVAKG; the protein is encoded by the coding sequence ATGAAACCAAATAAATTCATTAAAAGTATTGTAGAATACTTAAAATTAAAAGCGGGAAAAGAAATAACTAAATCGGATATTTATAAACACTTTCTCGAATCAAACGAAGATAAAAAACACAAGAAGCATGAGAAAGGAAAACGCAAGCATGACGACGAAAGAAAAGTAGAGATCGAAGAGCTATTCTGGTTACTCGAAAAAGAAGGACTGGTTACCTTAGATAAAAAAACTATCTCCGTGCACAAACCATTTAGCATGGCGGGAACAATCTCTCTTAGCCGCCGAGGGGACGGATTCGTAAAGTTAGCCTCCGGAAATGAGATATTTATACCAGCCAGTTTTACAGATACGAGTATTTCTGGAGATACAGTCGAAGTAATTCCAATTGGAATTGGAAAAAAAGATAGGCTAGAAGGAGAGGTCATCAGTATTCTTAAACGGGGAAGAATTCTTTACCGCATGAAGGTAACAGAAATAGAAGGAGGGTATATTCACGGTAAGCTCCTAGATATGACAGGAGAAGAAAAATCAGGACTCATTGCTAAGAAAACTTTATTGTCTGAAATCACAAAGTCGATTCAACCAAATGATGTTCTAATTGTAAAACTAAAAGAACATGCCTATCAGGAACAAGCTACTCTAGAAGTTACTTTTATAAAAGTAGAGTCCGGTGAAAAAGAAGACATTGACTTTAACCGCATCTTAATGAAATACAATTACCACCAAGTCTATCCTGATACTGTATCTCTAGAATTTCAAGAAGAAATAAAAGAAGATACGATTGATGACTGGCATACACGCGTTGACCTCAGAGACTTATACACTGTCACCATTGATGGAGAGACTGCAAAAGACTTTGACGATGCAATTAGCTTTATCGAAGAAGAAAAACGTCTTCGCTTCTATGTGCATATTGCGGATGTTTCGTATTATGTGAAGCAAGGCTCTAGTCTTGACGAAGAAGCATACAATCGGGCAACTTCCGTTTATCTCGCAAATAAAGTAGTTCCAATGCTTCCGCCCGAACTTTCCGAAAACCTATGTAGTCTTGTTGCAAAACAAAACCGTCTAGCCTTTACAGTAGAAATGGAAGGAGACTACACTGGAAAAATCTATTCTGCGAAGTTTTATAAAAGCGTCATTAAAGTAGATGAGCGTTATACATACGAGAGAGCGGAAAAAGAAATTCTAGAAGGACATCCTGACAACTGGCTATTTAAGATTATGCGCTTAGCGAATGGACTTAAAAAAGCCCGAATCGAAAACGGTAGAGTAGATTTAAACTTCAAAGAAACCTATGTTGTAACAGACAAGGACAACAGAAAAGTAATCGAAATCAAAACGCGTGAAAGACTAAACAGTCATATTTTAATTGAAGAAATGATGCTATCGGCTAATATCAAAGTAGCCGAACATTTGCGTAAAAATAAAATTCCCGCACTCTTTCGTATTCACGAAACCATGGACGAAGAAAAATTAGAAAATCTAAATGAATTTCTAAAGCTCTACGGGTTTAAGTATCAACTAAAGTCTACGGAATACGACGATATTAAACGTGCGTTAGTCGAAATCGCAAATCATCCCGCAGAGAAAATCTTCAACTACTTCCTACTTAGAAGTTTTATGCAAGCTTATTACAGTGGAGAAGCTCTTGGGCATTGGGGTCTTGGTTTTAAAGACTATTGTCATTTTACTTCGCCTATTCGCCGTTATCCAGATTTGGTCTGCCACCGTGCCCTCGAAGCTCTCATCATGAAAGAAGAATACGCCTATACCGCTCACGAAATTCAGATCATGGGTGCTCATACTTCCACAGAAGAGAGGCGTGCCGCCGATGCTGAGCGTGATATTCTAAAACTAAAAGCCTGTCGATTTGTAGAAACAACTGGAATGAAAGAATTTACAGGAACGATTACTGGCATTAAGCCACATGTAGTTTTTGTAGAGTTAGACGAGATTCTTACAGAAGGGGCTGTTCCATTCACCGAGTTTACGAATGAAATTGAACTCACTATGCCAAATGATTTTTCTTTCTATGCAAAGAAATTTACGAAGACATACTTTCTCGGGGAAAAATTAAAATTGGTTTTAGATAGAATTGATTACGAAGAAATTAAAATATTTCTAAAGGTGGCTAAGGGGTAG
- a CDS encoding DUF5615 family PIN-like protein — MTLHTSELEEGNATDDTILFRLSMETERVVITKDHDFIERFLIKNEPKKLLLITTGNLSNKKLIALFETNLDAIINHLETNSVIELSLLEIIVHF, encoded by the coding sequence TTGACTCTACATACCTCCGAACTGGAAGAAGGTAATGCAACAGATGATACTATTTTATTTAGATTGTCTATGGAAACAGAGCGCGTGGTGATTACGAAAGACCACGATTTTATAGAAAGATTTTTAATTAAGAACGAACCAAAGAAACTTTTGCTTATCACAACTGGCAATCTTTCGAATAAAAAATTAATAGCTTTATTTGAAACTAATTTAGATGCAATCATAAATCACCTCGAAACCAACTCTGTAATTGAACTCTCTTTGCTTGAAATAATTGTCCATTTTTAA
- a CDS encoding NUDIX domain-containing protein yields MWSKVSRKIFLSITCDTCSQITYSNPIPVAVILLPVDEEFFWFVAELNHRKSKLALPGGFIETGETWQEGGARELREEAGVIIQPKDVKNLWFTVPMKTDLFLFSELQNQ; encoded by the coding sequence TTGTGGAGCAAAGTTTCCCGAAAAATATTCCTTTCAATCACTTGCGATACCTGTTCCCAGATTACTTATTCGAACCCAATTCCAGTAGCAGTAATACTACTTCCCGTTGATGAGGAATTCTTCTGGTTCGTCGCGGAATTGAACCACAGGAAGAGCAAACTCGCATTACCCGGTGGATTCATTGAAACCGGAGAGACCTGGCAAGAAGGCGGAGCACGCGAGCTTAGAGAAGAAGCAGGTGTCATCATTCAACCAAAAGATGTGAAAAATTTATGGTTCACAGTGCCAATGAAAACAGACTTGTTCTTATTTTCGGAATTGCAAAACCAATGA
- a CDS encoding pentapeptide repeat-containing protein gives MFDSCDFTGTKFKRSIFYKCKFTNCNFKNSRFIEAILYLSEFTNSDIQKAINKNSEFNDCSFLKSRVYMYKKIPIVLIVEQSFPKNIPFNHLRYLFPDYLFEPNSSSSNTTSR, from the coding sequence TTGTTTGACTCCTGTGATTTTACGGGAACAAAATTCAAAAGATCTATTTTTTATAAATGTAAATTTACAAATTGTAATTTTAAAAATTCTCGGTTCATAGAGGCTATTCTTTATTTGTCGGAGTTTACAAATTCAGACATTCAAAAAGCAATCAATAAAAATTCTGAATTTAACGATTGTAGTTTTCTTAAGTCCAGAGTCTATATGTATAAAAAAATTCCCATTGTTCTTATTGTGGAGCAAAGTTTCCCGAAAAATATTCCTTTCAATCACTTGCGATACCTGTTCCCAGATTACTTATTCGAACCCAATTCCAGTAGCAGTAATACTACTTCCCGTTGA
- a CDS encoding M23 family metallopeptidase yields MELSEHKLNLLERMTLKSYELKKSLKKIHTFGKTKISLLFIPHSNENIVKVEISHYSLGFLLLIIVSLLSLGLSFFGYYLYTRNDHQYLYNRGNTEKVFFLHHDLMGDILENTIEDLASETEDLYKATWERSLRDTKTNEEMGLIQDEPEKLEVANASNLDSNMKIYTYTVEKFAEVFDSLSNLKANFQNSMDYLETRESIFESMPRGRPLGPGVGLITSTYGHREDPFYVDVGEFHNGIDFASANGTPIYATAPGVVADASSSDGGLGMHVRINHENGFFTMYGHCSKLLVAEGDIVKRGDIIAHVGSTGKATGSHLHYEVHIGLDPPINPQEFINID; encoded by the coding sequence ATGGAATTATCGGAACATAAACTGAATTTGCTTGAGAGAATGACTCTTAAGTCCTATGAATTGAAAAAAAGTCTTAAAAAGATTCATACGTTCGGAAAAACCAAAATTTCTCTCCTTTTTATACCGCATAGCAATGAGAACATTGTAAAGGTAGAAATCTCTCACTATTCCCTAGGCTTTTTATTATTAATCATAGTAAGTCTCCTTAGTTTAGGACTCAGCTTCTTTGGATACTACCTATATACTAGAAATGATCACCAATATCTTTACAATCGAGGTAATACCGAGAAAGTTTTTTTCTTACACCATGACTTGATGGGAGATATTTTAGAAAATACAATTGAAGACCTAGCCTCAGAAACGGAAGATCTTTACAAGGCAACCTGGGAAAGGTCGCTTCGGGATACGAAGACAAACGAAGAAATGGGACTTATCCAAGATGAACCGGAAAAATTGGAAGTAGCCAACGCTTCGAATTTAGATTCCAATATGAAGATTTACACTTACACTGTGGAAAAATTTGCAGAAGTATTCGATAGCCTTTCCAATCTAAAAGCAAATTTCCAAAATTCAATGGACTATCTCGAAACAAGAGAGAGTATTTTTGAGTCTATGCCAAGAGGAAGACCGCTTGGTCCGGGTGTTGGCTTAATCACTTCCACTTACGGACATAGAGAAGATCCATTCTATGTGGATGTAGGCGAATTTCACAATGGTATTGACTTTGCGTCCGCTAATGGGACTCCTATTTATGCGACTGCGCCGGGAGTAGTAGCAGATGCGTCCTCTTCTGATGGAGGACTTGGAATGCATGTGCGTATCAACCACGAGAATGGATTTTTTACCATGTATGGGCATTGTTCTAAGTTACTCGTTGCCGAGGGAGACATCGTAAAACGAGGAGACATCATAGCTCACGTAGGCTCTACAGGAAAAGCGACAGGTTCGCATTTACATTATGAAGTTCATATAGGACTTGACCCACCGATTAACCCGCAAGAATTTATCAACATAGATTAG
- a CDS encoding prolipoprotein diacylglyceryl transferase, translating to MIDRIPIPFLESIWGGPSTFSILMLIAFLTGSKLLPLEYKRKGLVPEAADTIVFLGVLGTLVGAKIFYIFEIWDQIFVVPGMFSYPWTHWNGFQELADPACEACKTSMGLWSSLFNGGGLVFYGGFLFGTLFIYFYLKWNEYDLGKYYDGMAPTMAIGYAIGRLGCFVSGDGCYGFHTDANIPLFVFQFQGAHPSGVPVWNTPVIESIISFGYFFYFHYYARFQNFKKWSIFFQYIALHGFARLCIEFLRVNKAVIPFVDPPQMVNIPDASGNPTFLTGYYWHGFSQSQYISIAFILVSAIFFFKMRLWEKEKVA from the coding sequence ATGATAGATAGAATTCCAATACCCTTTCTCGAAAGCATTTGGGGTGGTCCTTCCACCTTTTCCATTTTAATGCTGATAGCATTTCTAACCGGTTCAAAATTACTTCCGCTCGAATACAAACGCAAAGGCTTAGTGCCCGAAGCTGCGGATACGATTGTTTTTCTTGGAGTCCTTGGCACTTTAGTTGGAGCAAAGATTTTCTACATCTTCGAAATTTGGGATCAAATCTTCGTAGTGCCTGGAATGTTTTCTTATCCGTGGACTCATTGGAACGGTTTCCAGGAATTAGCCGATCCCGCTTGCGAAGCCTGTAAGACTAGCATGGGACTTTGGAGTTCGCTTTTTAACGGAGGCGGTCTTGTATTCTATGGTGGATTTTTATTTGGAACCCTTTTCATTTATTTTTATTTAAAATGGAATGAATACGATCTAGGTAAATACTACGATGGAATGGCTCCGACTATGGCAATTGGTTATGCAATTGGACGACTCGGTTGTTTTGTATCGGGTGATGGTTGCTACGGATTTCACACAGACGCAAATATTCCTCTTTTTGTATTTCAATTCCAGGGCGCTCATCCTTCGGGAGTTCCTGTTTGGAATACACCCGTAATCGAATCCATAATTTCGTTTGGATATTTTTTCTACTTCCACTACTACGCGAGATTTCAAAATTTCAAGAAGTGGAGTATTTTCTTTCAATACATCGCCTTACACGGATTTGCCCGTCTATGCATTGAGTTCCTTCGTGTGAATAAGGCTGTTATACCTTTCGTCGATCCACCGCAAATGGTAAACATTCCCGATGCAAGCGGCAACCCTACTTTCCTAACAGGCTACTACTGGCATGGATTTTCTCAATCTCAATACATCTCCATCGCCTTTATATTAGTATCCGCCATTTTCTTTTTCAAGATGAGACTCTGGGAGAAAGAAAAAGTAGCTTAG
- a CDS encoding SpoIIE family protein phosphatase — MKFNKIRLIKAIVFCAFLGITLFYLISRIRTSEMKSQAPIAVNGILNTTSWNFKEKGILKLDGAWEFYWAHFYTPEDFIYNQVSKPSFQSVPSIWNKYKLEDKKLSGNGFATYRLRVLVKDKYPTYAMKIIDAATAYKVWINGELLARAGTIGETKETMSPAYNSRVIEFKPNGEAIEIIFQVSNFYHFKGGLWNFIEFGLAEHIEESREDQTNFEFFMFGSLCIMAFYHFGLYALRKKDKSTLYFGFVCLIIALRILLTGERYLFKISEDTMFWIFLVKLEFMTVFLTTPCFILFLESIYPEDTHKFISKFTITIALFFCFATLVMDTSITTGFVQYFQFLLFSLIAYIAYILIVINSKKREGASWVAFGLIVFLGALINDLLYLNNFIYTGFLFPVGLFVFIFSQSFILSMRFSKAFATVESMSEKLLTLDRLKDDFLANTSHELRTPLNGIIGIAESMLDDATTKLNYDTRQNLSLIVASGRRLSSLVNDILDFSKLKNHEIELQIRKIDLRQIADLVIRLSEPLVVDRDLRLSNAISIDFPEIEADENRIIQIFHNLIGNAIKFTEQGEIKIYAESKIGATTIYIADTGIGISKEKFEIIFQSFEQIDNSTSREYGGTGLGLGITKQLVELHGGKIWVDSTLGKGSTFYFTIPDLSIGSKSKWDNTPLLKGQFFLPGLKTEVPIPLDKIIEIPKEIKSDKVTERYTILAVDDEPINLQVIVNHLKDLNYRLITANNGVEALKIVEKEIPDLILLDIMMPKLSGYEVCKTLRLKYPIHTLPIIILSAKNQTNDIILGLEIGANDYMHKPFHKKELLSRIHNQLSIKKAIEDNSRLITIEKELQTAKKIQADILPDKIPILDGIRISTTYLPMHTVGGDLYDFHVISKTEIGILIADVAGHGVSAAIIMGMVKLAFKTNKEYARNPANLLEKMNDTLFGIAGKGYVTAGYCYINLEKKEITFSSAGHPALILLRSRSTEIKELQPKGAILGAFPKIKCTNELMPIKLGDKILLYTDGILEVRKEPNSTVFYGEERFIDFIQNKHGLVGQDFLSSIIDDVKAYRGIEDESVGFEDDITLVSIDIV, encoded by the coding sequence ATGAAGTTCAATAAAATCAGGCTCATTAAAGCGATTGTGTTTTGTGCATTCCTTGGGATTACACTCTTTTATCTCATTTCAAGAATCAGAACCTCTGAAATGAAATCACAGGCGCCTATCGCCGTAAATGGTATTTTAAATACTACCTCGTGGAATTTTAAAGAGAAAGGAATCTTAAAATTAGATGGAGCCTGGGAATTTTATTGGGCTCATTTCTATACACCGGAAGACTTTATTTACAATCAAGTATCAAAGCCAAGCTTTCAATCGGTTCCATCTATTTGGAATAAGTATAAACTAGAGGACAAGAAATTATCCGGCAATGGATTTGCTACATACCGCCTCAGAGTGCTAGTTAAAGATAAGTATCCTACTTATGCGATGAAGATCATAGACGCTGCCACCGCCTATAAAGTCTGGATTAACGGTGAACTTCTAGCCAGAGCAGGAACGATTGGAGAAACAAAAGAAACAATGTCACCTGCTTATAATTCGCGGGTAATTGAGTTTAAACCCAATGGTGAGGCTATAGAAATTATTTTCCAAGTTTCCAATTTTTATCATTTCAAGGGAGGTCTTTGGAACTTTATAGAATTTGGACTTGCCGAGCATATTGAAGAATCCAGAGAAGATCAAACCAATTTTGAATTCTTCATGTTCGGTAGCTTGTGCATAATGGCGTTTTACCACTTCGGGCTTTATGCTCTTAGAAAAAAAGATAAATCTACTTTGTATTTTGGCTTTGTCTGTCTTATCATTGCACTTAGGATTTTACTCACTGGAGAAAGATATTTATTCAAAATTTCAGAAGATACTATGTTTTGGATTTTTCTTGTCAAGTTGGAGTTTATGACGGTTTTTCTTACCACTCCTTGTTTTATTTTATTTTTAGAATCTATCTATCCCGAAGACACGCATAAATTTATTTCAAAATTCACAATCACTATCGCATTGTTCTTTTGTTTTGCCACCTTGGTGATGGATACTTCCATTACTACTGGTTTTGTTCAATACTTTCAGTTTTTACTATTCTCTCTGATTGCATACATCGCCTATATATTGATTGTTATCAATAGCAAAAAAAGAGAAGGTGCTTCCTGGGTAGCATTTGGGCTCATCGTTTTTTTAGGTGCCTTGATTAATGACCTACTCTATTTGAATAATTTTATCTACACAGGATTTCTCTTTCCAGTGGGGCTATTCGTTTTTATCTTCTCGCAGTCATTTATTCTTTCGATGCGCTTTTCGAAAGCATTTGCTACAGTAGAGTCTATGAGCGAAAAACTATTAACATTAGATAGATTAAAAGATGACTTCCTCGCAAACACTTCTCACGAACTAAGAACACCTTTAAATGGAATCATCGGTATCGCAGAATCTATGTTAGACGACGCAACAACTAAACTCAATTACGACACAAGACAAAATCTTTCTTTGATTGTAGCAAGTGGTAGAAGACTCAGTAGCCTCGTAAATGATATTCTAGATTTTTCTAAACTAAAAAATCATGAAATCGAATTACAAATTAGAAAGATTGATTTAAGGCAAATTGCAGACTTAGTAATTCGTTTGTCGGAACCGCTCGTTGTAGATCGAGATTTAAGATTAAGCAACGCTATATCAATTGATTTTCCAGAAATTGAAGCAGATGAGAATCGGATAATTCAGATATTCCACAACCTTATAGGCAATGCAATTAAATTCACAGAGCAAGGAGAAATTAAAATCTATGCTGAAAGTAAAATTGGTGCAACTACAATCTACATAGCCGATACAGGCATTGGAATTTCGAAAGAAAAGTTTGAGATTATCTTTCAGTCCTTTGAGCAAATAGACAATTCAACATCCAGAGAATACGGTGGAACCGGTCTAGGACTTGGTATCACCAAACAATTAGTAGAGCTACATGGGGGTAAAATATGGGTAGACTCTACTTTAGGGAAAGGCTCCACTTTTTATTTTACAATTCCTGATTTGAGTATAGGGAGTAAAAGCAAATGGGACAATACTCCCCTACTCAAGGGACAATTCTTTTTACCGGGACTAAAAACAGAAGTTCCAATTCCATTAGATAAGATCATCGAAATCCCTAAAGAAATTAAGTCAGACAAAGTAACAGAGAGATACACTATATTAGCCGTAGATGATGAGCCTATCAACTTGCAGGTAATTGTAAATCACCTCAAGGACTTAAACTATCGATTGATTACTGCAAACAATGGAGTAGAAGCACTTAAGATAGTTGAAAAAGAAATTCCAGATTTAATTCTACTAGACATCATGATGCCAAAGCTTTCTGGATACGAAGTATGTAAAACACTTCGTTTAAAATATCCCATCCACACTCTTCCGATTATCATTCTCTCAGCCAAGAATCAGACAAATGATATTATCCTCGGTTTAGAAATTGGTGCCAATGACTATATGCACAAACCATTTCATAAGAAAGAGTTACTCAGCCGTATCCACAACCAATTATCAATCAAGAAAGCAATTGAGGATAACAGCCGTCTTATCACAATTGAAAAGGAACTTCAAACCGCCAAGAAAATCCAGGCAGATATTCTTCCTGATAAAATTCCTATCTTAGATGGAATTAGAATTAGCACTACCTATTTACCAATGCATACTGTTGGAGGAGACCTCTATGACTTTCATGTCATCAGTAAGACAGAGATTGGAATTCTAATTGCTGATGTAGCAGGTCATGGAGTATCCGCTGCTATTATCATGGGAATGGTTAAGCTTGCCTTTAAGACAAATAAAGAATATGCCCGAAACCCTGCCAATCTTTTAGAGAAGATGAATGATACACTTTTCGGAATTGCCGGCAAAGGATATGTAACCGCTGGTTATTGTTATATCAATTTAGAAAAAAAAGAAATTACATTTAGCAGTGCCGGTCACCCTGCTCTAATTTTACTAAGAAGTAGATCTACCGAGATCAAAGAACTACAACCAAAAGGAGCAATACTCGGAGCATTTCCAAAAATCAAATGCACAAACGAGCTAATGCCTATTAAACTCGGAGATAAAATTCTTCTTTATACAGATGGAATTTTGGAAGTAAGAAAAGAACCCAACAGCACTGTTTTTTATGGAGAAGAAAGATTTATTGACTTTATACAAAACAAGCATGGCTTAGTCGGTCAGGATTTCCTAAGCTCTATCATCGATGATGTAAAAGCCTACCGTGGTATAGAAGATGAATCCGTAGGCTTCGAAGACGACATCACACTTGTGTCAATAGATATAGTTTAA
- a CDS encoding tail fiber protein → MKSLSFHFKKESFKEWGIVVVILFFLGTAWAVTGLVGTYNSFSDGETLTASKLNANFNALKTAIASTVGTISAYGGNTAPTGWLLYDGTAVSQTTYADLFAVIGCNFGCSGGNFNLPDLRGRFLRGRDGGSGRDPDSGARTAMGVGGNTADNVGSVQVDELKSHTHTVQWSYDGSDNDRDDSHPGVGLAYPNGGLTTTATGGSETRPVNAYVNWIVKY, encoded by the coding sequence ATAAAAAGTTTAAGCTTTCATTTCAAAAAGGAATCTTTCAAGGAATGGGGGATAGTAGTCGTTATCCTCTTCTTCCTCGGCACAGCTTGGGCGGTAACCGGTCTAGTCGGAACCTACAATAGTTTCTCCGATGGAGAGACGTTAACCGCGAGTAAGTTAAACGCAAACTTCAACGCTTTAAAAACAGCGATAGCGTCAACAGTGGGAACAATCAGCGCCTACGGAGGGAATACCGCTCCTACAGGTTGGCTTCTTTATGATGGAACAGCCGTTAGCCAAACAACGTATGCTGATTTATTTGCGGTCATAGGTTGTAACTTCGGATGCAGTGGGGGTAATTTCAATTTGCCCGATTTACGTGGTCGCTTTTTGCGAGGCAGAGACGGTGGTAGTGGAAGAGACCCAGATAGTGGAGCAAGGACAGCTATGGGCGTGGGTGGGAATACAGCGGATAATGTGGGTAGTGTGCAGGTGGATGAATTAAAGAGTCATACGCATACGGTTCAATGGTCATACGATGGATCAGATAATGATAGAGACGACTCGCATCCAGGAGTTGGACTTGCTTATCCTAATGGTGGATTGACAACAACTGCAACAGGTGGCAGCGAAACTCGTCCTGTGAATGCGTATGTGAATTGGATTGTGAAGTATTAG
- a CDS encoding caspase family protein, with amino-acid sequence MKLKSLDEENQGNRYAIIIGINEYEDAAISKLNKARNDAKALDRLLKAQGNLIK; translated from the coding sequence ATGAAATTAAAATCACTAGATGAAGAGAATCAGGGGAACCGTTATGCGATAATCATCGGCATCAATGAATACGAGGATGCGGCGATAAGCAAACTAAACAAAGCGCGTAATGATGCGAAGGCGCTCGACCGACTCCTAAAGGCTCAGGGCAATTTAATAAAGTAA
- a CDS encoding caspase family protein has translation MLLTDDIDLQSKKYPSAENIMGRLREILSGASENDLILVFFSGHGVTDKDGKRLLGRS, from the coding sequence ATTCTACTTACAGATGATATAGACCTGCAAAGTAAAAAATATCCGAGTGCGGAAAATATCATGGGACGACTCAGGGAAATTCTTTCCGGTGCATCAGAGAATGATTTGATCCTTGTATTTTTCTCCGGTCATGGAGTGACAGACAAAGACGGAAAAAGGCTACTTGGTCGCAGTTGA
- a CDS encoding type II toxin-antitoxin system RelE/ParE family toxin, translating into MGFNYNFTSKADKDLDEIYEYYEDKQIGLGKRFIQNVFSKIETTLIKPEKYSADENGIRYTSVNGFKKHRIYYVFITPTMLAIWHSARQPFDKMERLDD; encoded by the coding sequence TTGGGATTCAATTATAATTTCACATCCAAAGCTGACAAAGATTTGGATGAAATTTATGAATACTACGAAGACAAACAAATAGGTCTTGGCAAAAGATTCATTCAAAATGTATTTTCAAAAATTGAGACTACGTTAATTAAACCAGAAAAATATTCGGCAGACGAAAATGGAATTCGTTACACAAGTGTAAATGGATTCAAAAAGCACAGAATCTACTATGTATTTATCACACCTACCATGCTCGCAATCTGGCATTCTGCAAGACAACCCTTCGATAAAATGGAAAGATTAGACGACTAA